In Hwangdonia lutea, a single window of DNA contains:
- a CDS encoding DUF368 domain-containing protein encodes MQSTRTFTDKLFLILKGLGMGAANKVPGVSGGVVAFVAGFYEEFIYSLQKVNSKAFKLLINGRFKSFFQYINGRFLGLLFFGMVVSYFSVSKILDYLIKHYELYVWSVFFGMIIGSIYYIYKDFKDWNYRTYLSLFIGIALGVSISFLNPAKENDNLWFVFFCGIISVSGMTLPGFSGSFILILLGNYVLLLVDSVNALYDTISDVFRGDFSFIQNPARLRMLKVLSVFTLGSVTGLVTFSHLLSYILKHYKSITLSAIIGFIVGSLGVVWPWKKTIYKINDNGSFILDSTGEKIIANYKRFIPEINTETFYAMAFIVLGIAIVLALEYYGQKTRKTK; translated from the coding sequence ATGCAAAGCACCAGAACTTTTACAGACAAGCTATTCCTTATTCTTAAAGGCTTAGGTATGGGTGCTGCCAACAAAGTTCCAGGTGTTTCTGGTGGCGTAGTTGCTTTTGTGGCCGGTTTTTACGAGGAGTTTATTTACTCGCTTCAAAAAGTAAACAGCAAAGCTTTTAAACTACTTATTAACGGCCGGTTTAAGAGTTTTTTTCAATATATAAACGGTCGCTTTTTAGGGCTGCTCTTCTTTGGGATGGTTGTGAGTTATTTTAGTGTCTCGAAAATTTTAGATTATTTAATAAAACATTACGAACTGTATGTTTGGAGTGTTTTTTTTGGAATGATAATCGGCTCCATTTATTACATATATAAGGATTTTAAGGATTGGAATTATAGAACATATTTATCTTTATTCATAGGAATTGCACTAGGTGTAAGCATCAGTTTTTTAAATCCGGCCAAAGAAAATGACAACCTTTGGTTTGTATTTTTCTGTGGCATAATAAGCGTTTCGGGGATGACGCTCCCAGGGTTTTCCGGCTCGTTTATCCTCATTCTTTTAGGCAATTATGTTTTGCTTTTAGTCGATTCGGTAAACGCTTTGTACGATACCATTTCAGACGTGTTTCGTGGCGATTTTAGTTTTATTCAAAACCCTGCTCGCCTCAGAATGCTTAAGGTTCTCAGTGTATTTACATTGGGTTCGGTAACTGGTTTGGTTACCTTTTCGCATCTGCTCAGCTATATATTAAAACACTATAAAAGCATCACGCTTTCCGCAATTATTGGGTTTATTGTGGGCTCGTTGGGCGTGGTTTGGCCTTGGAAAAAAACCATTTACAAAATAAACGATAACGGTAGTTTTATATTAGATTCTACAGGAGAAAAAATAATTGCCAATTACAAACGCTTTATACCCGAGATAAATACAGAAACTTTTTATGCTATGGCATTTATTGTTTTGGGTATCGCTATCGTTTTAGCGCTTGAATATTACGGCCAAAAAACCAGAAAAACCAAATGA
- a CDS encoding DUF349 domain-containing protein: MSEIDNLQKADGKEENKLPIKNDDTTENTSSDNNAQSTEETPEIVKKEASSPTAEAEKEKPSNEKDEETKTSKDEDVINEIEESNAEDAEDEGNKERHTIAVKEYDKMSLESLAIELEKLVKNEKIQAIKSHVNDINNEFKTKFQALLDEKKTEFLNDGGNEIDFYYSSPIQKRFKTAYKAYRNKLNEHYKSIEKNLKQNLADKLEIIEELKGLLNVEENINTTYKHFKELQERWRNTGPIPRDKYNNAWNSYHHHAERFYDFLHLNRDLRDLDFKHNLDKKLKIIERAEELAQDDNVMRSFRELQELHKMWKEELGPVAREHREEIWDRFKAATKIINDKRQDYYKEIDKVYEKNLENKLEIIAKIEAIGAQEGKSHSSWQKKIKEVEALRNDFFNAGKVPIKVNESTWAKFKDSVRAFNKKKNAFYKGLKKEQYENLQKKLELIKIAEDNKDSEDTEVTTALMKKIQSDWKKIGHVPRKDSDRIWKQFKAACNYYFDKLHAKRNAASQEQVDAFNKKQELLNTLKALSLTGDKDKDLATIKTQINAWKNIGRVPNDKRYIEGKFNKTLDNLFSNLKMEKNEIEMIKYENKLDHLNSGDNNTRNLDNERSFIKKKIDEVKSQINQLENNLQFFTNVDDDNPLVKEVHNNIKAHKQTLKLLKTKLSKVKAMY; encoded by the coding sequence ATGTCTGAGATAGATAACCTGCAAAAAGCAGACGGAAAAGAAGAAAACAAATTACCCATTAAAAATGATGATACTACCGAAAACACATCATCAGATAATAATGCCCAATCCACAGAAGAAACTCCTGAAATAGTTAAAAAAGAAGCTTCTTCTCCAACTGCTGAAGCTGAAAAAGAAAAGCCTTCCAACGAAAAAGATGAAGAAACAAAAACATCTAAAGATGAGGATGTTATTAATGAGATTGAAGAGTCCAATGCTGAAGATGCCGAAGACGAAGGCAATAAAGAGCGCCACACCATTGCCGTAAAAGAATACGATAAAATGTCGTTGGAATCTCTAGCAATCGAATTGGAAAAGCTAGTGAAAAACGAAAAAATTCAGGCTATAAAATCGCATGTAAACGACATAAACAACGAGTTTAAAACTAAATTTCAAGCCTTATTAGACGAGAAAAAAACAGAATTTTTAAACGACGGCGGCAACGAAATAGATTTTTACTACTCCTCGCCCATTCAAAAACGATTTAAAACGGCATACAAAGCATACAGAAACAAACTAAACGAGCATTATAAAAGTATAGAAAAAAACCTGAAACAAAATTTAGCGGACAAGCTTGAAATTATTGAAGAATTAAAAGGTCTGCTTAACGTTGAGGAAAACATAAATACCACTTACAAACACTTTAAGGAGTTACAAGAGCGTTGGAGAAATACAGGGCCAATTCCCAGAGATAAATACAACAATGCTTGGAACTCTTACCACCACCACGCTGAACGTTTCTACGATTTTTTACATCTAAACAGGGATTTGCGCGATTTAGATTTTAAGCACAATTTAGACAAGAAATTAAAAATAATTGAACGTGCCGAAGAGTTAGCTCAAGATGATAACGTTATGCGTTCGTTTAGAGAGTTGCAAGAGCTTCATAAAATGTGGAAAGAAGAACTTGGACCCGTGGCCAGAGAACACCGAGAAGAAATCTGGGATCGTTTTAAAGCCGCAACAAAAATAATAAACGACAAACGACAAGATTACTACAAAGAGATTGATAAGGTTTACGAAAAAAACCTTGAAAATAAGCTGGAAATTATTGCTAAAATTGAAGCTATTGGCGCTCAAGAAGGCAAATCACATAGCTCATGGCAAAAGAAAATTAAAGAAGTTGAAGCCCTTCGAAACGACTTTTTTAATGCCGGTAAAGTTCCTATAAAAGTTAACGAGTCGACCTGGGCGAAATTCAAAGATTCGGTTAGAGCGTTTAACAAAAAGAAAAATGCCTTTTATAAAGGTTTAAAAAAGGAGCAGTATGAAAATCTTCAGAAAAAATTAGAACTTATTAAAATTGCTGAAGACAACAAAGACAGCGAAGACACTGAAGTTACTACGGCTTTGATGAAAAAAATCCAGAGCGATTGGAAAAAAATCGGCCATGTGCCACGTAAGGACAGCGATAGGATTTGGAAACAATTTAAGGCGGCCTGCAACTATTATTTCGACAAACTACATGCTAAAAGAAATGCGGCAAGCCAAGAGCAAGTTGATGCTTTCAATAAAAAACAAGAGTTGTTAAACACATTAAAAGCGCTAAGTTTAACAGGAGATAAAGACAAAGATTTGGCCACCATAAAAACCCAAATCAATGCCTGGAAAAATATAGGCAGAGTACCAAACGACAAGCGTTATATTGAAGGTAAATTTAATAAAACCTTAGATAATTTGTTTTCTAATTTGAAAATGGAAAAGAATGAAATTGAGATGATTAAATATGAAAACAAATTAGACCATTTAAATAGTGGCGACAACAATACCAGAAACCTTGACAACGAACGTTCTTTTATCAAAAAGAAAATAGACGAGGTAAAAAGTCAAATCAATCAATTGGAGAATAATTTGCAGTTTTTCACTAATGTTGATGACGACAATCCGTTGGTAAAAGAAGTTCACAATAACATTAAGGCGCACAAACAAACCTTAAAACTTTTAAAAACCAAACTTAGCAAAGTTAAAGCGATGTATTAA
- a CDS encoding glutamate-5-semialdehyde dehydrogenase — MELLSENIKNNVLKSMVNLLRDNQDDLLQANKKDIEAFTREDQAMYDRLILNEKKVEGMITAIKEVQAQQDPVNKIISKNTLNSGLEVVNKTAPFGTIMIIYESRPDVTVEATVLAFKANNKILLKGGKEALHSNTAIVKLWHKALEENNLSTDFIKMLNMNRQETQAFLKNPTEPLDLIVPRGGEQLIKFVKEHAKCAVLVSGRGNNFLYVDKYADWKQTLAVILNAKTHKISACNALDKILVNKNIPDYQNKIEELNTILKESGVTVLVDEKTKEVLKDEKLIIDNSIWYEEFLEMKCCIGAVDSVFEAIEKINEYSGGHSTSIMTTNNDVAKTFMEQVDCAVVYQNASTRFTDGGQIGVGAELAISTDKLHHRGPLGLKELVTNKYYVFGDGHVRV; from the coding sequence ATGGAATTATTATCAGAAAATATAAAAAATAATGTTTTAAAAAGTATGGTTAACCTATTGCGGGATAACCAGGACGATTTATTGCAGGCAAACAAAAAAGATATTGAAGCTTTTACTAGAGAAGATCAAGCCATGTACGATCGCTTAATTTTAAATGAAAAGAAAGTGGAAGGCATGATTACCGCTATTAAAGAAGTGCAGGCGCAGCAAGACCCTGTAAATAAAATAATAAGTAAAAACACCTTAAATAGCGGTTTGGAAGTTGTAAATAAAACAGCACCGTTTGGAACGATTATGATTATTTACGAATCGAGACCAGACGTAACGGTTGAAGCCACTGTACTTGCATTTAAAGCCAATAATAAAATACTGCTTAAAGGCGGTAAAGAAGCATTGCACAGTAATACGGCCATCGTTAAATTATGGCATAAAGCGCTTGAAGAAAATAATTTAAGCACAGATTTTATTAAAATGCTAAACATGAATAGGCAAGAAACCCAAGCCTTTTTGAAAAACCCCACCGAGCCATTGGATTTAATTGTGCCAAGGGGCGGCGAGCAACTTATAAAGTTTGTAAAAGAGCATGCTAAATGTGCAGTTTTGGTAAGCGGTCGCGGAAACAACTTCTTATATGTTGATAAGTATGCCGATTGGAAACAAACCCTTGCGGTTATTCTAAACGCCAAAACCCATAAAATATCAGCTTGTAACGCGCTTGACAAAATATTGGTGAATAAAAACATTCCCGATTATCAAAATAAAATTGAAGAACTAAATACTATTTTAAAAGAAAGTGGGGTAACGGTTTTGGTAGATGAAAAAACAAAGGAAGTGTTAAAAGATGAAAAATTAATTATCGACAATTCCATATGGTATGAAGAATTTTTAGAAATGAAATGTTGCATCGGAGCGGTAGATTCAGTTTTTGAAGCTATTGAAAAAATAAATGAATATTCCGGCGGGCACTCAACAAGCATAATGACGACTAATAACGATGTTGCAAAAACCTTTATGGAACAAGTGGATTGTGCTGTGGTGTATCAAAATGCATCAACCCGATTTACCGATGGCGGCCAAATAGGTGTGGGCGCAGAACTTGCCATTAGCACCGATAAGCTGCATCACCGTGGCCCTTTAGGACTTAAAGAACTGGTTACCAATAAATACTATGTTTTTGGAGACGGGCACGTTAGGGTTTAA
- the proC gene encoding pyrroline-5-carboxylate reductase, with amino-acid sequence MKVLVIGAGNMGLTYAEGMSKSKLLKKRNIMVLDKSEEKLEALNQISHFDAFKELDACVPKADIIFIAVKPYHAESVFKAIKTLVKPQQIIISIMAGVTIASIKEITGLDKVVRAMPNLPAQIGKGLTSYVTSEEVSRIEMLTIESLLDTTGKSVRVSNEKLIDASTGISGSGPAYVFYFMQSMMEAALQMGFSKNDSTVLVSQTFTGAIELFNQSNLSPNSWMDKVASKGGTTRAALDSMEDNNVNELIKEAAFSAFNRAVELGKEH; translated from the coding sequence ATGAAAGTACTAGTAATTGGAGCAGGAAATATGGGGCTTACCTATGCCGAGGGCATGTCTAAATCAAAACTCTTAAAAAAGAGAAATATCATGGTTTTAGATAAGTCTGAAGAGAAATTGGAAGCGCTTAACCAAATATCGCATTTTGATGCGTTTAAAGAATTGGATGCCTGTGTACCAAAAGCAGACATAATTTTTATTGCCGTAAAACCGTATCATGCCGAAAGTGTTTTTAAAGCCATAAAAACACTGGTAAAACCACAACAAATTATAATCTCAATTATGGCAGGCGTTACCATAGCTTCCATAAAAGAGATAACAGGATTAGATAAAGTAGTTAGGGCGATGCCTAATTTGCCAGCTCAAATAGGTAAAGGGCTAACATCATATGTCACTTCAGAAGAAGTGTCGAGAATTGAAATGCTCACCATAGAAAGTCTGTTGGATACCACAGGTAAATCCGTTCGTGTGTCCAACGAAAAATTAATTGATGCATCCACAGGAATTTCCGGAAGCGGACCAGCTTATGTGTTTTATTTTATGCAAAGCATGATGGAAGCAGCATTGCAAATGGGCTTTTCAAAAAACGACTCTACTGTATTGGTAAGTCAAACTTTTACAGGTGCGATTGAGTTGTTTAATCAATCAAACTTATCACCAAATTCTTGGATGGATAAGGTCGCATCAAAAGGCGGAACCACACGGGCCGCTTTAGATTCTATGGAAGACAACAATGTAAACGAGTTAATAAAAGAAGCCGCATTTTCCGCATTTAACCGTGCAGTGGAATTAGGTAAAGAACACTAA
- a CDS encoding aspartate aminotransferase family protein, with amino-acid sequence MRLDFFKYQAQTSPHPLAMEISHANGSYIYDTNNKAYLDFVAGVSASTLGHNHPKVVNAIKSQLDKYMHVMVYGEYIQKPAVALTKLLAKHLPDSLEKTYLTNSGTEAIEGALKLVKRATGRSEIIAAKKAYHGNTMGSMSVMGFEERKQPFRPLLPNVQFIAFNDTVDLKHITTKTACVILETIQGGAGFIEPKDGYLEKVRNRCNEVGALLILDEIQPGVGRTGKLFGFQHYNCTPDILVTGKGLGGGMPIGAFTASNKLMDLLSDKPKLGHITTFGGHPVIAASALATLQEVTQSTLIEQALEKEQLFRKLLVHPLIIDIRGKGLMLALITPSDAVANALILKAQDAGLILFWLLFEAKAVRITPPLTISNEEIIKGCAIIIDILDSLQPSK; translated from the coding sequence ATGAGGTTAGATTTCTTTAAATACCAAGCACAAACTTCGCCGCACCCCTTAGCCATGGAAATTTCACATGCCAATGGTTCGTATATTTACGATACCAACAATAAAGCCTATCTCGATTTTGTTGCGGGCGTTTCGGCAAGTACTTTGGGGCACAATCACCCCAAAGTGGTTAACGCCATAAAATCGCAATTAGATAAGTACATGCACGTTATGGTTTATGGCGAATACATACAGAAACCAGCCGTTGCCCTCACAAAACTTTTAGCAAAGCATCTTCCGGATTCTTTAGAAAAAACCTATCTAACCAATTCCGGAACCGAAGCCATTGAAGGGGCGCTAAAACTGGTCAAACGTGCCACAGGACGCAGCGAAATAATTGCCGCTAAAAAAGCCTACCACGGCAACACCATGGGTTCGATGAGTGTGATGGGTTTTGAGGAACGCAAACAACCCTTTCGCCCCTTATTGCCAAACGTCCAATTTATTGCGTTTAACGATACAGTAGATTTAAAACACATCACCACAAAAACAGCTTGTGTAATTTTAGAAACTATTCAAGGTGGTGCAGGTTTTATCGAGCCTAAAGACGGCTATTTAGAAAAAGTTAGAAACCGTTGTAACGAGGTAGGCGCATTACTTATTTTAGATGAAATCCAACCTGGAGTGGGCAGAACCGGTAAACTGTTCGGGTTTCAACATTACAACTGCACACCAGATATTTTAGTAACTGGTAAAGGCTTAGGCGGCGGCATGCCCATTGGTGCGTTTACAGCCTCGAATAAACTTATGGATTTGTTATCCGATAAACCAAAATTAGGCCACATTACAACCTTTGGCGGCCACCCCGTTATTGCAGCATCAGCCTTGGCAACATTACAGGAAGTTACCCAAAGCACACTAATAGAACAAGCTTTGGAAAAAGAACAACTTTTCAGAAAACTTTTAGTGCATCCATTAATTATAGACATCCGCGGGAAAGGATTGATGCTTGCCCTCATCACACCTTCTGATGCCGTAGCGAATGCCCTAATTCTTAAAGCGCAAGATGCGGGATTAATACTTTTCTGGTTGCTTTTTGAGGCCAAAGCGGTAAGAATTACGCCTCCTTTAACCATTTCAAACGAAGAAATCATCAAAGGATGCGCCATAATTATTGATATTTTAGACAGCTTACAACCTTCTAAATAA
- a CDS encoding DUF368 domain-containing protein, whose translation MHRRFIDYLIISLKGIAMGAADAVPGVSGGTIAFISGIYEELISTISNVNLSLFKTLFSKGIKAFWQQANGNFLTALLLGIIVSFVSFMRLAKYLLEHHPILIWSFFFGLIVASIYFVGKQITKWNLAVIVCLIFGAAIAFYITTLPALATNDNPWFLFLAGAIAICAMILPGISGSFILIILGAYKTLSDALHDFDVKKIVVFAVGALIGLLSFSRVLKWLFKHYHNITLAILTGFIFGSLNKVWPWKRTLTWHTNSKGIKMPLLEESVSPFAFDGENQITIAIGLMILGFLTIFILERLGSKKI comes from the coding sequence ATGCACAGACGTTTTATAGATTACTTAATCATTTCACTTAAAGGTATTGCCATGGGAGCAGCCGATGCGGTTCCCGGTGTTTCAGGTGGTACGATTGCTTTTATTTCTGGTATTTACGAAGAATTGATTTCTACTATTAGCAATGTTAATCTTTCCCTTTTTAAAACCCTTTTTTCTAAAGGAATAAAAGCGTTTTGGCAACAAGCCAACGGCAACTTTTTAACCGCGCTTTTATTGGGTATTATTGTGAGTTTTGTGTCGTTTATGAGGCTTGCAAAATATCTATTAGAGCATCATCCCATTCTCATTTGGTCGTTTTTTTTCGGCTTAATTGTCGCCAGTATTTATTTTGTTGGCAAACAAATCACCAAATGGAATTTAGCCGTTATCGTATGCCTTATTTTTGGAGCCGCCATAGCTTTTTATATTACTACGCTACCAGCATTGGCCACCAACGATAACCCTTGGTTTTTGTTTTTAGCGGGTGCCATTGCTATTTGTGCTATGATTCTTCCAGGTATTTCAGGTTCTTTTATTTTAATAATATTAGGTGCTTACAAAACATTAAGTGATGCTTTGCACGACTTTGATGTAAAAAAAATAGTTGTTTTTGCGGTTGGTGCCCTTATAGGTTTGCTAAGCTTCAGTCGGGTTTTAAAATGGCTGTTCAAACATTACCATAACATCACGTTAGCCATACTCACGGGTTTTATATTTGGGTCGTTAAATAAAGTTTGGCCTTGGAAAAGGACGTTGACATGGCACACCAACTCAAAAGGCATTAAAATGCCGCTATTAGAAGAAAGTGTTTCTCCTTTTGCGTTTGACGGCGAAAACCAAATCACAATAGCCATTGGCTTAATGATTCTTGGTTTTTTAACTATTTTTATTCTTGAAAGATTAGGCTCGAAAAAAATATAA
- a CDS encoding tetratricopeptide repeat protein — protein MEFSHNDNNNLPLTKFESMLKTNHVLFFDSEEFENIIHHYLNQGKIALAKKAIKLGLDQHPTSINLRLFKVEIYVFEDKLPEADALLNDLYSLDPLNEEIFIQKANILSKKDEHLKAIDVLKEALKLTDEVIDLYALIGMEYLFLDRFEDAKTYFMKCLEQDLDDYSALYNVIYCFEFLNQNEEAISYLNVFLDKNPYCEVAWHQLGKQYGILKKYKKALAAYDFAIISDDTFVGAYLERGKVLEKLKRFEDAIENYNMSLQLDDPTSFALLRIGNCHEKLKNDELAVQYYYKTVHEDPLLDKGWIAITKFHIRKKDYHKALYYINKAINIDSENVHYWKAYSLINQRLNLFEEAERGFKKTLDLGNYELNTWLSRGDLLIKLGEPEAAIINFEQAVEFYPDNAELEYRLAGLYFSLNENGKGTFYLKNGLKHNEAFHFIIEELFPEVSNKILVKNLLKTNL, from the coding sequence ATGGAGTTTAGTCATAACGACAACAACAATTTGCCTCTTACAAAGTTTGAATCGATGTTAAAAACAAATCATGTTTTGTTCTTCGATTCAGAAGAATTTGAAAACATCATTCACCACTATCTTAATCAAGGCAAAATAGCTTTGGCGAAAAAGGCAATTAAATTGGGCTTAGACCAACACCCTACGTCTATTAATTTAAGGCTTTTTAAAGTTGAAATTTATGTGTTTGAAGACAAGCTGCCAGAGGCCGATGCCTTATTAAACGATCTGTATAGTTTAGACCCTTTGAATGAAGAAATATTCATTCAAAAAGCAAACATTTTATCGAAAAAAGACGAGCATTTAAAAGCTATTGATGTTTTAAAAGAAGCCTTAAAACTCACGGATGAAGTCATCGATTTGTATGCTTTAATAGGTATGGAGTATCTCTTTTTAGATCGGTTTGAAGACGCCAAAACATACTTTATGAAATGTTTAGAGCAAGATTTAGATGATTACTCTGCGTTGTACAATGTTATTTATTGCTTTGAATTCCTCAACCAAAACGAAGAAGCCATTTCGTATTTAAATGTGTTTTTAGATAAAAATCCGTACTGCGAAGTCGCATGGCACCAATTGGGCAAACAATATGGTATTCTAAAAAAATATAAGAAAGCCTTGGCTGCCTACGATTTCGCCATTATTTCGGACGATACCTTTGTGGGCGCATATTTAGAACGCGGGAAAGTTCTCGAAAAATTAAAACGTTTCGAAGACGCCATTGAAAACTACAACATGTCGCTTCAATTAGACGACCCCACATCGTTTGCTTTATTGCGCATTGGAAACTGCCACGAGAAATTGAAAAATGACGAATTGGCCGTTCAATATTACTACAAAACCGTACACGAAGACCCTTTATTGGACAAAGGTTGGATAGCCATTACCAAATTTCATATTAGAAAAAAAGATTACCACAAAGCCTTATACTATATAAATAAAGCGATTAATATTGATTCGGAAAATGTACATTATTGGAAAGCTTATTCATTAATTAATCAGCGTTTAAATTTATTCGAAGAAGCAGAACGCGGTTTCAAAAAAACCTTAGATTTAGGTAATTACGAATTAAACACGTGGTTATCGCGTGGCGATTTGCTCATTAAATTGGGCGAACCCGAAGCTGCTATAATAAATTTTGAACAAGCGGTAGAATTTTACCCCGACAACGCCGAATTGGAGTACCGTTTAGCTGGACTTTATTTTTCTTTAAACGAAAATGGCAAAGGCACCTTTTACTTAAAAAACGGTTTAAAACACAACGAAGCTTTCCATTTTATAATTGAAGAACTTTTCCCGGAAGTATCCAATAAAATCCTTGTAAAAAACTTACTAAAAACCAATCTATAA
- the proB gene encoding glutamate 5-kinase, giving the protein MCKERIVIKVGTNVMTNKDNRIVRPVLRRLVKQIAELYERGIMTILVSSGSVIAGKEVLGKSKIEDTTQRRQVYSAIGQPRMMRLYYNIFHDYGMKCAQVLPTKRDFSPGVHRQNMINCCEGLLSEGVIPIANEDDAVSVTMSMFSDNDELASLIAQLLNADKLIILTDIDGLYTGHPEEDNSDLIKNVDPEEDLDKYIKDSNKAEEEGRGGMGSKLDYAQQAAANNVPTFIANGKKDNTIIDIIDGKSVGTKVSL; this is encoded by the coding sequence ATGTGTAAAGAAAGAATAGTAATAAAAGTTGGTACTAATGTAATGACCAACAAAGACAATAGAATAGTAAGACCGGTTTTAAGACGATTGGTAAAACAAATAGCAGAACTTTACGAGCGTGGTATTATGACCATTTTGGTTTCATCGGGCTCTGTAATTGCAGGAAAGGAAGTGTTGGGTAAATCTAAAATTGAGGACACCACCCAAAGGCGTCAGGTATATTCTGCCATTGGGCAACCCAGAATGATGCGTCTCTATTATAATATTTTTCATGATTATGGTATGAAGTGCGCCCAAGTATTGCCCACAAAACGCGATTTTAGCCCCGGTGTGCACCGACAAAATATGATTAATTGCTGCGAAGGGTTATTATCCGAGGGCGTTATACCCATTGCCAATGAAGATGATGCGGTATCGGTAACCATGTCTATGTTTTCAGATAATGACGAATTAGCAAGCTTGATAGCACAATTACTAAATGCCGATAAGCTTATTATTCTAACTGATATTGATGGACTTTACACGGGGCATCCAGAAGAGGATAATAGCGATTTAATAAAAAATGTTGATCCGGAAGAAGACTTAGATAAATATATAAAAGACAGCAATAAAGCCGAAGAAGAAGGCAGAGGCGGTATGGGCTCAAAATTAGATTATGCCCAACAAGCCGCAGCTAATAATGTACCAACCTTTATTGCAAACGGAAAAAAAGACAATACGATTATTGATATAATTGATGGAAAATCGGTTGGTACAAAAGTATCACTTTAA
- a CDS encoding shikimate dehydrogenase family protein yields MNKLGLLGKNISYSFSRTYFKKKFENENINHTTYENFDIESIDLFPSIIKNTKDLKGLNVTIPYKEQVIPFLDKINKKAKAIGAVNTIKITKKGKLVGYNTDCYGFKKTIKPALKPHHKKALILGTGGASKAIAFSLKELNIAYSYVSRKASESIDFTYNDLTEAIINQHQIIVNCTPLGTFPNVDDCPNIPYHGITKNHVLFDLIYNPEETKFLNQGKMHGATTINGLNMLKFQAEKAWSIWDL; encoded by the coding sequence ATGAACAAATTAGGACTTTTAGGTAAAAACATATCGTATTCTTTTTCAAGAACTTATTTCAAAAAAAAGTTTGAAAATGAAAATATCAACCATACCACTTACGAGAATTTCGATATTGAATCCATCGATTTATTTCCTTCAATTATAAAAAACACAAAAGACCTAAAGGGTTTAAATGTTACTATACCCTACAAAGAACAAGTGATTCCTTTTCTTGATAAAATAAACAAAAAAGCAAAGGCCATTGGCGCTGTAAACACCATAAAAATCACAAAAAAAGGGAAACTTGTTGGCTACAATACAGATTGTTACGGCTTTAAAAAAACAATAAAACCAGCCTTAAAACCACACCATAAAAAGGCACTGATTCTAGGTACAGGAGGCGCAAGTAAAGCCATCGCCTTTAGTTTAAAAGAGCTAAATATCGCATATAGTTATGTATCCAGAAAAGCTTCAGAAAGTATTGATTTTACGTATAATGATCTTACCGAAGCTATCATTAATCAGCATCAAATCATAGTAAACTGTACACCATTGGGCACGTTTCCTAATGTAGATGATTGCCCAAACATACCTTATCACGGCATTACAAAAAACCACGTTTTATTCGATTTAATATATAATCCCGAGGAAACCAAGTTCCTCAATCAAGGTAAAATGCATGGAGCCACAACGATTAACGGATTGAATATGTTGAAATTTCAAGCAGAAAAAGCGTGGTCCATTTGGGATTTGTAA